From Diospyros lotus cultivar Yz01 chromosome 4, ASM1463336v1, whole genome shotgun sequence, a single genomic window includes:
- the LOC127800171 gene encoding monothiol glutaredoxin-S2, which produces MDRIRSMVAERPVVVFSKTTCCLCHTIKTFFCDMGVNASVHELDEIPRGREIEQALSRFGCNPTVPTVFIGGEFVGGLSEVNSLHLKRDLKPMLKQAGALWV; this is translated from the coding sequence atggacaggATCAGGAGCATGGTGGCTGAGAGGCCGGTGGTGGTGTTCAGCAAAACCACTTGCTGCCTCTGCCACACCATCAAGACCTTCTTCTGCGATATGGGCGTGAACGCGTCTGTTCACGAGCTCGATGAGATACCACGTGGCCGGGAGATCGAGCAGGCTCTATCGCGGTTTGGCTGCAACCCTACCGTGCCCACTGTGTTCATCGGGGGCGAGTTCGTGGGGGGACTTAGTGAGGTTAACAGTCTTCATCTTAAGCGGGACTTGAAACCGATGCTTAAACAGGCTGGAGCTTTATGGGTTTGA
- the LOC127800158 gene encoding monothiol glutaredoxin-S10-like has product MDRVAKLASQKAVVIFSKSSCCMCHAIKRLFYDQGVSPMIHELDEDPRGREMELALMRLGCNPAVPAVFVGGKFVGSANTVMTLQLNGSLKKMLKDAGALWL; this is encoded by the coding sequence ATGGATCGCGTAGCAAAATTGGCATCACAGAAGGCTGTGGTGATCTTCAGCAAGAGTTCGTGCTGCATGTGCCATGCCATCAAGAGACTCTTCTATGATCAAGGCGTGAGCCCGATGATTCACGAGCTCGATGAGGATCCAAGGGGGCGGGAAATGGAGTTGGCGCTCATGAGGCTCGGGTGCAACCCGGCTGTGCCGGCTGTGTTCGTTGGGGGCAAATTTGTGGGATCTGCTAACACTGTCATGACCCTTCAACTCAATGGCTCACTAAAGAAGATGCTCAAAGATGCTGGAGCTCTATGGCTTTAG
- the LOC127799399 gene encoding acyl-CoA-binding domain-containing protein 4 → MFGFSRRRMKLGRLKVQLSDTAQGTRSPIRHPRRSSTSNGDAAPSVSNADKLNGQCPSAAPELNHCTSGNAENWMVLSISGDKPTPRFNHAAAVTGNKMVIVGGESANGLLEDVQVLNFDGFSWTTASSKLYLSPRSLPLKIPACKGHCLVSWGKKVLLVGGKTDPASDKISVWAFDTESQCWSLMEAKGDIPVARSGHTVVRASSVLILFGGEGAKRRKLNDLHMFDLKSLTWLPLHCTGPGPSPRSNHVGALYDDKTLLIFGGVSKSRTLNDLYSLDFETMEWSRIKNRGFHPSPRAGCCGVLCGTKWYIAGGGSRKRRHAETLIFDVLKHEWSVAVASPPSSVTTNKGFSLVLVPHKERDFLLAFGGSKKEPSNQVEVLVMEKNESSMSRRLVPIKGSLLSVSDNRMSQLSNSVLPDAVDTAIKQNLASAIEHHGSGRRSLSESLLADPNPASGNILLRKQFHSDEYNMNPKMAKSSEDGSPIQVVELRTKQLDMGIHTNNNGVKANAEETPALESETMSAHDKQVNVDLAPDGDDVVVLLETDKSVGQSAPSSFYQLYEAKMSALIKKNGILEGQLAAALASREATERNLSSVIKSRQETEKKLSDSMKEMELLKEKLAGVELAQEEANNLSNMVHSDNVRLEHDVAFLKAVLDDTQKELHSTRGVLAGERARAFQLQVEVFHLKQRLQSLENRAPTPRKPFHV, encoded by the exons ATGTTTGGATTCTCTCGGAGACGGATGAAGCTTGGGAG ATTGAAGGTTCAGCTTTCAGACACTGCCCAGGGAACTAGAAGTCCAATAAGACATCCAAGACGCAGCAGCACTTCCAAC GGTGATGCTGCTCCTTCAGTCAGTAATGCTGATAAACTCAATGGTCAATGTCCATCTGCTGCACCGGAGCTTAACCACTGCACTTCTGGAAACGCTGAGAACTGGATGGTGCTGTCAATTTCTGGGGACAAGCCTACGCCTCGCTTTAAT CATGCAGCAGCTGTAACTGGAAACAAGATGGTCATAGTTGGTGGTGAATCTGCAAATGGACTCTTAGAAGATGTGCAG GTGCTGAACTTTGACGGATTCTCATGGACCACAGCTTCATCAAAGCTTTACCTTTCGCCAAGGAGCCTACCACTGAAGATTCCTGCATGCAAGGGTCATTGTTTG GTTTCTTGGGGGAAAAAGGTGCTCCTTGTTGGAGGGAAAACTGACCCAGCAAGCGACAAAATTTCAG TTTGGGCATTTGACACAGAATCTCAGTGCTGGTCACTTATGGAAGCAAAGGGAGATATTCCG GTTGCTCGCAGTGGTCATACCGTAGTCAGGGCAAGCTCTGTTTTGATCCTTTTTGGAGGCGAGGGTGCTAAAAGGAGGAAACTCAATGATTTACATATGTTTGATCTAAAGTCTTTGACTTGGCTCCCTCTTCATTGCAC AGGACCAGGACCATCACCAAGATCTAACCATGTGGGAGCTCTTTACGATGATAAAACGCTTCTAATTTTTGGGGGAGTATCAAAGTCCAGGACTTTGAATGACTTATACTCACTCGACTTTGAGACA ATGGAATGGTCAAGAATTAAGAATCGAGGTTTCCATCCATCACCAAGAGCTGGCTGCTGTGGAGTTTTGTGTGGAACTAAATGGTATATTGCTGGGGGTGGTAGCAGGAAAAGAC GGCATGCTGAAACTCTGATATTTGATGTTTTAAAGCATGAGTGGTCTGTTGCTGTTGCATCACCTCCATCATCTGTCACCACCAACAAG GGCTTTAGCCTTGTTCTGGTCCCACACAAGGAAAGGGATTTCCTTTTAGCATTTGGCGGATCCAAGAAGGAACCTTCAAATCag GTTGAGGTGCTGGTTATGGAAAAGAATGAATCATCAATGAGCAGGAGACTAGTTCCCATTAAAGGCTCACTACTTTCAGTCTCTGATAACCGCATGTCACAACTAAGTAATAGTGTCCTCCCTGATGCAGTTGACACTGCTATAAAACAGAATCTGGCATCTGCAATTGAGCATCATGGATCTGGTAGGAGATCTTTGTCTGAGTCCTTGCTTGCAGATCCAAATCCTGCCTCTGGTAATATCTTGCTCCGCAAGCAATTTCATAGTGACGAATACAATATGAATCCGAAGATGGCAAAGAGTTCGGAAGATGGAAGTCCTATACAG GTAGTGGAGCTGCGAACAAAACAGCTTGATATGGGTATTCATACTAACAATAATGGAGTCAAAGCCAATGCTGAAGAAACACCAGCACTTGAGTCTGAAACTATGAGTGCTCATGATAAACAAGTAAATGTAGATCTTGCACCTGATGGTGATGATGTAGTTGTGTTACTGGAAACTGATAAGTCTGTAGGGCAGTCAGCTCCTTCGAGTTTCTATCAACTGTATGAAGCAAAAATGTCCGCCTTAATTAAAAAGAACGGAATTCTGGAAGGGCAGCTGGCAGCTGCGTTGGCTAGCCGTGAAGCTACAGAGAGGAACTTATCTTCTGTTATCAAAAGCAGACAAGAGACGGAGAAAAAACTCTCTGACAGCATGAAGGAGATGGAATTGCTGAAAGAAAAATTGGCCGGAGTTGAGCTGGCGCAGGAAGAGGCCAACAACCTGTCAAATATGGTCCACTCTGACAATGTACGACTTGAGCACGATGTTGCTTTCCTCAAGGCAGTTTTGGATGATACGCAGAAG GAGTTGCATTCTACTAGAGGAGTACTTGCAGGAGAAAGGGCAAGAGCATTCCAACTACAG GTTGAAGTTTTCCATCTGAAACAAAGATTGCAATCACTGGAAAACCGGGCACCAACCCCGAGGAAACCTTTTCATGTATAG